From Vidua macroura isolate BioBank_ID:100142 chromosome 5, ASM2450914v1, whole genome shotgun sequence, the proteins below share one genomic window:
- the AMDHD1 gene encoding probable imidazolonepropionase has translation MAGRQRHRLLLENAEQLVLVCGRREPYLRRDGAASLGVLRAASLVVGLDGCIKAVGQADVIRNQFSEATFERIIDCSGKCVLPGLVDAHTHPVWAGDRVHEFAMKLAGASYMEIHQAGGGIHFTVEHTQKATEDELFTTLQHRLGRMLRAGSTLVECKSGYGLNLETELKMLRVIERAQKSMDIGISSTYCGAHAVPKGKTATEATDDIIKNHLPKLKALKLSGEMHVNNIDVFCEKGVFDLESTRRILQAGKDIGLQINFHGDELHPMKSAELGAELGARAISHLEEVSDEGIVAMARAKCAAVLLPTTAYMLRLKQPQARKMLEEGVIVALGSDFNPNAYCFSMPMVMHLACVNMKMSMNEALAAATINAAYALGKSDTHGSLEVGKQGDLLIINSSRWEHLIYQFGGHEALINYVIVKGKVIYENGRCETMSSY, from the exons ATGGCGGGCCGGCAGCGGCAccggctgctgctggagaacgCCGAGCAGCTGGTGCTGGTCTGCGGCCGGCGAGAGCCGTACCTGCGGCGGGACGGCGCCGCCAGCCTGGGCGTGCTGCGGGCCGCCAGCCTGGTGGTGGGGCT GGATGGTTGTATCAAAGCTGTGGGCCAGGCGGATGTTATTCGCAATCAGTTTTCAGAAGCAACGTTTGAAAGGATAATTGACTGCTCCGGGAAGTGTGTGTTACCAG gcCTGGTAGATGCACATACACATCCAGTGTGGGCTGGTGATAGGGTTCATGAGTTTGCAATGAAG CTGGCAGGTGCATCCTATATGGAGATCCACCAGGCTGGGGGAGGAATCCATTTTACCGTGGAGCACACTCAGAAGGCCACAGAGGACGAGCTGTTCACCACCCTCCAGCACCGCCTTGGCCGCATGCTCAGAGCAGGATCCACGCTGGTGGAGTGCAAGAGTGGATACGGCTTGAACTTGGAAACGGAGCTCAAAATGCTCCGGGTGATCGAACGTGCTCAGAAATCCATGGATATCGGCATTTCCTCCACGTACTGCGGAGCTCATGCCGTGCCCAA aGGGAAAACTGCTACTGAAGCCACAGACGACATTATCAAAAACCACCTTCCTAAACTGAAAGCACTCAAACTAAGTGGTGAAATGCATGTTAACAATATAGATGTGTTCTGTGAGAAGGGAGTCTTTGATCTGGAGTCTACAAGGAGAATACTTCAAGCTGGAAAAGATATAGGGTTACAGATTAACTTCCATGGTGATGAACTGCATCCAATGAAATCTGCTGAG CTTGGAGCTGAACTAGGAGCCCGGGCCATCAGCCACCTGGAAGAAGTTAGTGATGAAGGTATTGTGGCAATGGCAAGAGCTAAGTGTGCTGCTGTCCTTCTGCCAACAACAGCCTACATGCTAAG ACTGAAGCAACCTCAAGCTAGAAAAATGTTGGAAGAAGGTGTTATAGTTGCTCTTGGCAGTGACTTTAATCCTAATGCATACTGTTTTTCAATG CCTATGGTGATGCATCTGGCCTGTGTAAACATGAAGATGTCAATGAACGAAGCACTGGCAGCTGCCACCATTAATGCAGCTTATGCTCTGGGCAAATCAGACACACATGGCTCCTTGGAGGTTGGCAAGCAGGGGGATCTTCTTATCATAAATTCATCAAG GTGGGAGCACTTGATTTACCAGTTCGGTGGACATGAAGCATTGATCAACTATGTTATAGTTAAAGGAAAAGTCATCTATGAAAATGGGAGGTGTGAGACAATGAGCAGTTACTGA
- the HAL gene encoding histidine ammonia-lyase, which yields MPRYTVHVRGEWLAVPCLSSTNTIEWLGKEAVRRYMKNKPDNGGFASAEEVKFYIRRCKGLGLLDLDDTVGDALEDNEFVEVVIEGDIMSPDFIPSQPEGVHLYSKYREPEQYISLDGNSLTTKDLVNLGKGLYKIKLTPEAETKVKKSREVIERIVKEQTVVYGITTGFGKFARTVIPNSNLRELQVNLVRSHSAGVGKPLTPERTRMLLALRINVLAKGYSGISLETLEQVIEVFNASCLPYIPEKGTVGASGDLAPLSHLALGLIGEGKMWSPKSGWADAKYVLEAHGLKPITLKPKEGLALINGTQMITSLGCEAVERARAIARQADIIAALTLEVLKGTTRAFDTDIHAVRPHRGQAEVAFRFRSLLDSDHHPSEIAESHRFCDRVQDAYTMRCCPQVHGIVNDTIAFVKDIMTTEINSATDNPMVFAEREETISGGNFHGEYPAKALDYLAIGVHELAAISERRIERLCNPSLSELPAFLVTEGGLNSGFMIAHCTAAALVSENKALCHPSSVDSLSTSAATEDHVSMGGWAARKALRVIEHVEQVLAIELLAACQGIEFLRPLRTTTPLEKVYDLVRSVVRPWIKDRFMAPDIEAAHRLLVEQKVWEVAKPYIEKYRREHIPESRPISPTAFSLGSLRMGADDSHDHRHQNEL from the exons ATGCCAAGATACACGGTGCACGTCCGAGGAGAATGGCTGGCAGTGCCATGCCTGAGCTCCACGAACACCATTGAGTGGCTGGGAAAGGAAGCTGTGAGACGGTACATGAAAAACAAACCTGACAATGGGGGATTTGCCTCAGCAGAAGAAGTGAAGTTTTACATTCGAAGGTGCAAGGGACTCGGCTTGCTGGATCTTGATGATACCGTGGGGGATGCTCTAGAAGACAATGAATTTGTTGAAGTTG TTATAGAAGGAGATATAATGTCTCCAGATTTCATACCATCTCAGCCAGAAGGAGTTCATTT ATACAGCAAATACAGAGAACCAGAACAG TATATTTCTTTAGATGGCAACAGCTTAACAACGAAGGACTTGGTCAATTTAGGAAAGGGACTCTACAAGATAAAG CTTACACCTGAAGCTGAAACTAAAGTCAAAAAATCACGAGAAGTGATTGAAAGGATTGTAAAAGAACAGACGg TTGTTTATGGAATCACCACGGGTTTTGGGAAGTTTGCCAGGACTGTCATCCCAAACAGTAATCTGAG gGAGCTTCAAGTGAACTTGGTTCGTTCACATTCTGCAG GTGTGGGGAAACCTTTGACCCCAGAGAGAACTCGCATGCTGTTGGCACTGAGAATCAATGTCCTAGCCAAAGGATACAGTGGAATATCCCTAGAAACCCTCGAGCAAGTTATTGAAGTGTTTAATG cATCCTGCCTTCCTTATATCCCAGAGAAAGGGACAGTTGGAGCCAGCGGAGACTTGGCCCCTCTCTCTCATCTTGCTCTGGGATTAATTGGAGAGGGAAAGATGTGGTCCCCGAAGAGTGGCTGGGCTGATGCTAAATAT GTCCTGGAAGCCCATGGACTAAAACCAATTACCTTGAAACCAAAAGAG GGTCTGGCCCTCATCAACGGGACACAAATGATCACCTCACTGGGATGTGAGGCGGTTGAAAGAGCCAGAGCTATAGCGAGGCAAGCTGACATCATTGCTGCCCTTACACTGGAAGTCCTGAAGGGTACAACGAGGGCCTTTGACACTG ATATACATGCAGTGCGCCCGCATCGAGGGCAGGCTGAAGTGGCCTTTCGATTCAGGTCCCTTCTAGATTCTGACCATCATCCATCAGAAATAGCAG AGAGCCATAGATTCTGTGACCGAGTTCAGGACGCGTACACAATGCGCTGCTGCCCTCAG GTCCATGGAATTGTAAATGATACAATTGCTTTTGTGAAGGACATAATGACGACGGAAATCAACAGTGCCACAGACAACCCT ATGGTGTttgctgaaagagaagagaCCATTTCTGGAGGAAATTTTCATGGTGAATATCCTGCAAAG GCTCTGGACTATTTAGCAATTGGTGTGCATGAACTCGCTGCAATTAGTGAAAGAAGAATTGAGAGACTCTGCAACCCCTCTCTCAGTGAACTGCCTGCATTTTTAGTCACTGAAGGAGGTCTGAACTCAGGCTTCATGATTGCtcactgcacagcagctgccctgg TGTCTGAGAACAAAGCCTTGTGCCACCCCTCTTCTGTGGATTCTCTCTCAACCAGTGCTGCTACAGAGGATCACGTGTCCATGGGAGGATGGGCTGCAAGAAAAGCTTTGAGAGTTATTGAACATGTGGAACaag TTCTGGCTATTGAGCTGCTCGCCGCATGCCAGGGCATTGAATTCCTCCGCCCTCTGAGAACGACAACCCCATTGGAGAAGGTCTACGACCTTGTGCGCTCCGTGGTGAG GCCCTGGATAAAGGATCGCTTCATGGCCCCAGACATTGAAGCAGCTCACAGGCTGCTCGTGGAGCAGAAG GTGTGGGAAGTGGCTAAACCTTACATTGAAAAGTACAGGAGGGAACACATCCCTGAATCAAGACCCATTTCACCTACAGCTTTCTCCCTGGGATCGCTGAGAATGGGTGCAGATGATAGTCATGACCACAGGCATCAGAATGAACTTTAA
- the LTA4H gene encoding leukotriene A-4 hydrolase isoform X2, which translates to MGINHWKSRFRAFSPVLDTKDVKVFKVTVNGQDAQFAFGEKHSFKGTPLEITFPSELRRGQEAIVEISFESSPQSSALQWFTPEQTSGKKYPFLFSQCQAIHCRAIFPCQDTPAVKLTYYAEISVPRELVALMSANRDGEAPDPEDSAHKIYRFSQNVPVPCYLFALVVGALESRKIGPRTLVWAEKELVDKSAYEFSEAEAMLKTAEDLAGPYVWGQYDLLVLPPSFPYGGMENPCLTFVTPTLLAGDRSLSNVIAHEISHSWTGNLVTNKTWEHFWLNEGHTVYLERRIGGRLFGEQFRHFQALGGWRELQNTINTLGDKNPVTNLVINLDEVDPDVAYSSVPYEKGFALLFYLEQLLGGPDVFIGFLKAYVQKFAYKSIVTEDWKKFLYSYFKDKVDILDKVDWNSWFHAPGMPPVKPTYDMTLSNACIALSQRWIQAKESDLGSFSSADLKEMSSHQLIEFLALLLLEAPLPLSHVQRMQEVYNFNAINNSEIRFRWLRLCIRSKWEEAIPLALKMATDQGRMKFTRPLFRDLYNFDKSRDLAVKTFLEHRASMHPVTSMLVGKDLKQDQ; encoded by the exons ATGGGAATAAATCACTGGAAATCTAGATTTAGGGCTTTTTCGCCT GTCCTGGACACAAAAGATGTAAAGGTATTTAAAGTGACTGTAAATGGACAGGATGCACAATTTGCTTTTGGAGAAAAGCACAGTTTCAAGGGGACCCCTCTAGAAATCACATTTCCAAGTGAACTAAGAAG GGGACAAGAAGCAATTGTTGAAATCTCTTTTGAAAGCTCTCCACAGTCTTCAGCTCTCCAGTGGTTTACTCCAGAGCAAACTTCTGGAAAGAAATACCCATTTCTCTTCAGCCAGTGCCAG GCTATCCACTGCAGAGCCATTTTTCCATGCCAAGACACACCTGCTGTGAAACTAACCTACTATGCAGAG ATATCCGTCCCAAGGGAGCTGGTGGCTCTGATGAGCGCGAATCGCGACGGAGAGGCGCCCGACCCGGAGGACAGCGCTCACAAGATTTACCGCTTCAGCCAGAAC GTTCCCGTACCTTGCTACTTGTTTGCTTTAGTGGTTGGAGCTTTAGAAAGTAG AAAGATTGGCCCAAGGACACTGGTGTGGGCTGAAAAGGAACTGGTGGATAAATCAGCCTATGAATTTTCTGAG GCTGAAGCTAtgctgaaaacagcagaagatTTGGCAGGACCTTATGTGTGGGGACAGTATGATTTGTTAGTCTTACCACCTTCTTTTCCTTATGGTGGTATGGAGAATCCTTGTCTTACTTTTGTAACTCCAACACTGCTG gCAGGTGATCGATCTCTATCAAAC GTTATTGCACATGAAATATCTCATAGCTGGACAGGAAACTTAGTAACCAACAAAACATGGGAGCATTTTTG GCTGAATGAGGGTCATACTGTGTACCTGGAACGCAGGATCGGTGGTCGGTTGTTTGGTGAGCAGTTCAGGCACTTTCAGGCCCTAGGAGGTTGGCGAGAACTGCAGAATACG ATAAATACTCTTGGAGATAAAAATCCTGTAACCAACCTCGTCATTAATCTGGATGAAGTAGATCCTGATGTTGCCTATTCATCCGTGCCATATGAGAaaggctttgctttgcttttttaccTTGAACAGCTCCTTGGAGGACCAG aTGTCTTCATTGGCTTCTTGAAGGCTTATGTTCAGAAGTTTGCTTATAAGAGCATCGTAACGGAGGACTGGAAGAAGTTCTTGTACTCCTACTTCAAGGATAAG GTAGATATTCTTGATAAAGTTGACTGGAACTCATGGTTTCATGCTCCAGGAATGCCACCAGTGAAGCCTAC GTATGACATGACACTATCAAATGCTTGCATTGCCTTGAGCCAAAGATGGATCCAA GCAAAAGAAAGTGATTTGGGTTCATTCAGCTCAGCAGACCTGAAGGAAATGTCATCTCATCAGTTAATTGAGTTCCTGGCACTGTTGCTTCTGGAG gcaCCTCTTCCATTGTCACATGTCCAACGCATGCAGGAAGTATATAACTTCAATGCTATAAACAACTCTGAAATAAGATTCAG ATGGCTGCGCCTCTGTATCAGGTCCAAGTGGGAAGAAGCTATTCCTCTGGCTTTAAAAATGGCAACAGATCAGGGCAGGATGAAGTTTACTCGACCATTGTTCAG GGACCTTTACAATTTTGACAAGAGTCGAGATCTGGCTGTCAAGACGTTTCTGGAGCATAGGGCCTCTATGCACCCCGTCACTTCAATGCTTGTGGGCAAAGACTTGAAGCAGGACCAGTGA
- the LTA4H gene encoding leukotriene A-4 hydrolase isoform X1: protein MRANSSQPSFLTHPQSHPPSLATHHGCCTSPAVPPPSPRGGRHYTSQGPPLPSPRRALCRTGWQGRPGRAGGAEAMADPSSFASPACCLTRHLHLRCRADFEARVLRGTAALTARAEREALRCLVLDTKDVKVFKVTVNGQDAQFAFGEKHSFKGTPLEITFPSELRRGQEAIVEISFESSPQSSALQWFTPEQTSGKKYPFLFSQCQAIHCRAIFPCQDTPAVKLTYYAEISVPRELVALMSANRDGEAPDPEDSAHKIYRFSQNVPVPCYLFALVVGALESRKIGPRTLVWAEKELVDKSAYEFSEAEAMLKTAEDLAGPYVWGQYDLLVLPPSFPYGGMENPCLTFVTPTLLAGDRSLSNVIAHEISHSWTGNLVTNKTWEHFWLNEGHTVYLERRIGGRLFGEQFRHFQALGGWRELQNTINTLGDKNPVTNLVINLDEVDPDVAYSSVPYEKGFALLFYLEQLLGGPDVFIGFLKAYVQKFAYKSIVTEDWKKFLYSYFKDKVDILDKVDWNSWFHAPGMPPVKPTYDMTLSNACIALSQRWIQAKESDLGSFSSADLKEMSSHQLIEFLALLLLEAPLPLSHVQRMQEVYNFNAINNSEIRFRWLRLCIRSKWEEAIPLALKMATDQGRMKFTRPLFRDLYNFDKSRDLAVKTFLEHRASMHPVTSMLVGKDLKQDQ from the exons ATGAGAGCCAATTCGAGCCAACCAAGTTTCCTGACTCACCCACAGTCACACCCCCCTTCTCTCGCAACGCACCATGGGTGTTGTACTTCTCCCGCCGTTCCCCCGCCCTCTCCGCGCGGAGGGCGGCACTACACCTCCCAGgggcctcccctcccctctccgCGGCGGGCTCTGTGCCGCACGGGGTGGCAGGGCCGGCCAGGGCGGGCAGGCGGCGCGGAAGCGATGGCGGACCCGAGCTCGTTCGCGTCTCCCGCGTGCTGCCTCACGCGGCACCTCCACCTGCGCTGCCGCGCGGACTTCGAGGCGCGCGTGCTGCGGGGCACGGCCGCCCTCACCGCGCGCGCGGAGCGCGAGGCGCTGCGCTGCCTG GTCCTGGACACAAAAGATGTAAAGGTATTTAAAGTGACTGTAAATGGACAGGATGCACAATTTGCTTTTGGAGAAAAGCACAGTTTCAAGGGGACCCCTCTAGAAATCACATTTCCAAGTGAACTAAGAAG GGGACAAGAAGCAATTGTTGAAATCTCTTTTGAAAGCTCTCCACAGTCTTCAGCTCTCCAGTGGTTTACTCCAGAGCAAACTTCTGGAAAGAAATACCCATTTCTCTTCAGCCAGTGCCAG GCTATCCACTGCAGAGCCATTTTTCCATGCCAAGACACACCTGCTGTGAAACTAACCTACTATGCAGAG ATATCCGTCCCAAGGGAGCTGGTGGCTCTGATGAGCGCGAATCGCGACGGAGAGGCGCCCGACCCGGAGGACAGCGCTCACAAGATTTACCGCTTCAGCCAGAAC GTTCCCGTACCTTGCTACTTGTTTGCTTTAGTGGTTGGAGCTTTAGAAAGTAG AAAGATTGGCCCAAGGACACTGGTGTGGGCTGAAAAGGAACTGGTGGATAAATCAGCCTATGAATTTTCTGAG GCTGAAGCTAtgctgaaaacagcagaagatTTGGCAGGACCTTATGTGTGGGGACAGTATGATTTGTTAGTCTTACCACCTTCTTTTCCTTATGGTGGTATGGAGAATCCTTGTCTTACTTTTGTAACTCCAACACTGCTG gCAGGTGATCGATCTCTATCAAAC GTTATTGCACATGAAATATCTCATAGCTGGACAGGAAACTTAGTAACCAACAAAACATGGGAGCATTTTTG GCTGAATGAGGGTCATACTGTGTACCTGGAACGCAGGATCGGTGGTCGGTTGTTTGGTGAGCAGTTCAGGCACTTTCAGGCCCTAGGAGGTTGGCGAGAACTGCAGAATACG ATAAATACTCTTGGAGATAAAAATCCTGTAACCAACCTCGTCATTAATCTGGATGAAGTAGATCCTGATGTTGCCTATTCATCCGTGCCATATGAGAaaggctttgctttgcttttttaccTTGAACAGCTCCTTGGAGGACCAG aTGTCTTCATTGGCTTCTTGAAGGCTTATGTTCAGAAGTTTGCTTATAAGAGCATCGTAACGGAGGACTGGAAGAAGTTCTTGTACTCCTACTTCAAGGATAAG GTAGATATTCTTGATAAAGTTGACTGGAACTCATGGTTTCATGCTCCAGGAATGCCACCAGTGAAGCCTAC GTATGACATGACACTATCAAATGCTTGCATTGCCTTGAGCCAAAGATGGATCCAA GCAAAAGAAAGTGATTTGGGTTCATTCAGCTCAGCAGACCTGAAGGAAATGTCATCTCATCAGTTAATTGAGTTCCTGGCACTGTTGCTTCTGGAG gcaCCTCTTCCATTGTCACATGTCCAACGCATGCAGGAAGTATATAACTTCAATGCTATAAACAACTCTGAAATAAGATTCAG ATGGCTGCGCCTCTGTATCAGGTCCAAGTGGGAAGAAGCTATTCCTCTGGCTTTAAAAATGGCAACAGATCAGGGCAGGATGAAGTTTACTCGACCATTGTTCAG GGACCTTTACAATTTTGACAAGAGTCGAGATCTGGCTGTCAAGACGTTTCTGGAGCATAGGGCCTCTATGCACCCCGTCACTTCAATGCTTGTGGGCAAAGACTTGAAGCAGGACCAGTGA